Proteins from one Patescibacteria group bacterium genomic window:
- a CDS encoding DUF2061 domain-containing protein produces MFHEHYSRSLLKSITWFILAFIITFVILSILNQDWRTGLWEAIFVQILKALFYYIHERMWNKTNYGQKLKKPSLVIK; encoded by the coding sequence ATGTTTCATGAACATTATTCAAGAAGTCTACTAAAATCAATTACCTGGTTTATTTTGGCTTTTATAATTACTTTCGTTATCTTGTCTATATTGAATCAAGATTGGCGTACTGGCTTATGGGAGGCTATTTTTGTACAAATATTAAAAGCTCTTTTCTATTATATACACGAAAGGATGTGGAATAAAACAAATTATGGACAAAAATTAAAAAAACCATCCCTAGTAATAAAATAA
- a CDS encoding L,D-transpeptidase has protein sequence MNIKVFIFTAGLFLFFPGLCLAQVLADSDGDGLNDLYEIQIYYTDHKNPDTDGDGFSDGEEIKYGYSPLKGDGARLMQIDSDGDNLNDNWELLLGTDLMDTDTDHDGYSDGQEVLNAYDPLDMRPIQIEKLIKVNIKDQSLSYYFGDKMMDSFKISSGVRGMDTPVGDFEVMQKFPTKHYGGIGYDYPNTKWNLLFTKRIYGYYIHGAYWHNNFGHPMSHGCVNVAYENMEPLYWWSQVGTKIVIE, from the coding sequence ATGAATATAAAAGTATTTATATTTACAGCTGGCCTTTTTTTATTTTTTCCTGGTTTATGTTTGGCTCAAGTTTTGGCGGATAGTGACGGTGATGGTTTAAATGATTTATATGAAATCCAGATATATTATACTGATCACAAAAATCCAGATACTGATGGAGATGGTTTTTCTGACGGTGAAGAGATAAAGTATGGTTATTCGCCTCTCAAAGGCGATGGCGCTCGTTTGATGCAGATTGACTCAGATGGTGATAATCTCAATGATAATTGGGAGCTTTTATTGGGCACTGATTTGATGGACACTGATACTGACCATGACGGCTATAGTGATGGACAGGAAGTACTCAACGCTTACGATCCTTTAGATATGCGTCCAATACAGATAGAGAAGCTTATCAAAGTAAATATAAAAGACCAAAGTCTATCTTATTATTTTGGTGATAAGATGATGGATTCATTTAAGATATCGTCCGGAGTAAGAGGGATGGATACTCCAGTTGGAGATTTTGAGGTTATGCAAAAATTTCCCACCAAACATTATGGAGGTATAGGCTATGATTATCCCAATACCAAATGGAATTTGCTTTTTACCAAGCGTATCTACGGATATTATATCCACGGAGCTTATTGGCACAACAATTTTGGTCACCCGATGAGCCATGGTTGTGTCAATGTAGCCTACGAAAACATGGAACCCCTATATTGGTGGTCCCAGGTTGGTACAAAAATAGTTATTGAGTAA